One Amorphoplanes digitatis genomic window carries:
- the trxA gene encoding thioredoxin — translation MNSKVIECPNCGRKNRVPAAAEGIPQCGNCHKPLPWMAEAGDDDFGDVAERANILVLVDMWATWCGPCRQVSPALEQVARDLAGKVKLVKVDVDKAPKVSERFTIQAVPTLILMRGGKVVARRAGAAPASALRSWTDEVLRSAA, via the coding sequence GTGAACAGCAAGGTGATCGAGTGCCCGAACTGCGGGCGTAAGAACCGGGTCCCCGCGGCCGCCGAGGGCATCCCGCAATGCGGCAACTGCCACAAGCCGCTGCCCTGGATGGCCGAGGCCGGCGACGACGACTTCGGCGACGTGGCCGAGCGGGCGAACATCCTGGTCCTGGTGGACATGTGGGCGACCTGGTGCGGCCCGTGCCGGCAGGTCAGCCCCGCGCTGGAACAGGTGGCCCGCGACCTGGCCGGCAAGGTCAAGCTGGTCAAGGTCGACGTGGACAAGGCGCCTAAGGTGTCCGAGCGGTTCACGATCCAGGCCGTACCCACGCTGATCCTGATGCGCGGCGGCAAGGTGGTGGCGCGCCGGGCCGGCGCCGCACCCGCTTCGGCCCTGCGCAGCTGGACCGACGAGGTCCTGCGGAGCGCAGCGTGA
- a CDS encoding FAD-dependent oxidoreductase translates to MNPNEERLSETPDVAGAYPRLSDEQIEMLSRRAEKRPVQRGDVLVAEGQRDRDFLVVLSGKVAVIEGYGTPKDRMVRVHGPRRFLDELGLLTGQPSFVSMVAQEPGEVLAVPLRELHEVVREEPDLGDLILRSFLARRELLIGSITGIKIVGSRFSPDTRRLCELAARNRVPHTWIDLEEDPGAEKLLRRLSISANDTPVVIWRDRVLRNPSNAELAQVAGLRRSCQDEARCDVVVVGAGPAGLAAAVYSASEGLSTIVLDAVATGGQAGTSSRIENYLGFPAGISGADLADRAVVQAKKFGADLNVPAEAVRLEWDESDQIVHLDDGAQLRSRTVVIATGARYRKLDVPRLAEFEGTSVYYAATFMEAVFCERQPVSIVGGGNSAGQATVFLSQHAAQVRLIIRHDDLNRDMSRYLVDQIERRPNVEVLRHTEVTELIGDDGRLQALGVRDTGTGERYEVPTTLLFPFIGAQPCTGWLASSVALDERGYVLTGAQVRTDAPQPVMLETSRPGVLAVGDVRSGSIKRVASAVGEGSMAVRLIHDHLARFGDAASLAGTPGTE, encoded by the coding sequence GTGAACCCGAACGAGGAGCGGCTCTCCGAGACACCGGATGTGGCCGGGGCCTATCCCCGCCTGTCCGACGAGCAGATCGAAATGCTGAGCCGGCGCGCCGAGAAGCGGCCGGTCCAGCGCGGTGACGTGCTTGTCGCCGAGGGCCAGCGGGATCGCGACTTCCTCGTCGTGCTGTCCGGCAAGGTCGCGGTGATCGAGGGGTACGGCACCCCGAAAGACCGGATGGTCCGGGTGCACGGCCCGCGCCGATTTCTCGACGAACTCGGCCTGCTCACCGGCCAGCCGTCCTTCGTCTCGATGGTCGCGCAGGAACCGGGCGAGGTTCTCGCGGTGCCCCTGCGCGAGCTGCACGAAGTGGTCCGCGAGGAGCCCGATCTCGGAGACCTGATCCTGCGCAGTTTTCTAGCCCGCCGGGAACTGCTGATCGGCAGCATCACCGGCATCAAGATCGTCGGTTCGCGGTTCAGCCCGGACACCCGCCGCCTGTGCGAACTCGCCGCCCGCAACCGGGTTCCGCATACCTGGATCGACCTGGAGGAAGACCCGGGCGCCGAGAAGCTGTTGCGTCGGCTGTCCATCAGTGCAAATGACACACCGGTGGTGATCTGGCGGGACAGGGTGCTGCGCAACCCCTCGAACGCGGAACTGGCCCAGGTCGCCGGCCTGCGGCGCTCCTGCCAGGACGAGGCCAGGTGCGACGTCGTCGTGGTCGGCGCGGGGCCGGCCGGCCTCGCCGCCGCCGTATACAGCGCTTCCGAAGGACTCTCGACGATCGTCCTCGACGCGGTGGCCACCGGCGGGCAGGCCGGTACATCCTCTCGGATCGAGAACTACCTGGGATTCCCGGCCGGCATCTCGGGCGCCGACCTGGCCGACCGCGCCGTGGTGCAGGCGAAGAAGTTCGGCGCCGACCTCAACGTTCCGGCCGAGGCGGTACGCCTCGAATGGGACGAAAGCGACCAGATCGTGCACCTCGACGACGGGGCACAGCTGCGGAGCCGGACGGTGGTGATCGCCACCGGCGCGCGGTACCGGAAACTCGACGTGCCACGCCTCGCGGAGTTCGAGGGCACCAGCGTGTACTACGCCGCCACCTTCATGGAGGCCGTCTTCTGCGAGCGGCAGCCGGTGTCGATCGTCGGTGGCGGCAACTCGGCCGGCCAGGCCACGGTATTCCTCTCCCAGCACGCCGCGCAGGTACGACTGATCATCCGGCACGACGACCTGAACCGCGACATGTCCCGGTATTTGGTCGACCAGATCGAGCGACGGCCCAACGTCGAAGTGCTGCGCCATACGGAGGTCACCGAGCTGATCGGCGACGACGGCCGGCTGCAGGCGCTCGGCGTGCGCGACACCGGGACCGGTGAGCGGTACGAGGTCCCGACGACGCTGTTGTTCCCCTTCATCGGGGCACAGCCGTGCACCGGCTGGCTGGCATCCAGTGTCGCCCTGGACGAGCGCGGTTACGTCCTGACCGGAGCGCAGGTGCGCACCGACGCACCGCAGCCGGTGATGCTCGAGACCAGCCGCCCCGGCGTCCTCGCAGTGGGTGACGTCCGCAGCGGCTCGATCAAACGGGTCGCCTCCGCGGTCGGCGAGGGGTCCATGGCCGTTCGTCTGATCCATGACCACCTAGCCAGGTTCGGAGATGCTGCGAGCCTGGCGGGAACTCCAGGAACGGAATGA
- a CDS encoding NAD(P)-dependent alcohol dehydrogenase has protein sequence MRAVVYDRYGPPDVLRMEEVPTPSPVAGQVLVKVAATSVNLSDWETLRGTPLYSRIGGLRTPARRILGSDIAGRVEAVGPEVTRFRPGDEVYADNLALKGGFAEYAIVPEPALARKPEALTFAEASTIPQAGVIAWQGTAGAGAGHRVLINGAGGGSGAFAIQLARRLGARVTGVDNAAKLDFMRSVGADEVIDYRSEDFTRGGPYDLVLDLVAHRSVFAYRRALARGGRYRCVGGSVSALLRVLTVGTVAGRLTGRRLGVLAVKQGPAHFAPVAELCAAGELAIHIGRTVGLDEVPAALADVGEGRALGKVVVTVN, from the coding sequence ATGAGAGCTGTCGTGTACGACCGGTACGGGCCGCCGGACGTGTTGCGGATGGAGGAGGTTCCCACGCCGTCCCCCGTGGCCGGTCAGGTGCTGGTGAAGGTGGCGGCTACCTCGGTGAACCTCAGCGACTGGGAGACCCTGCGGGGCACGCCGCTGTACTCGCGCATCGGCGGACTGCGCACCCCGGCGCGCCGGATCCTCGGCTCGGACATCGCCGGGCGGGTCGAGGCGGTCGGCCCGGAGGTCACCCGGTTCCGGCCCGGCGACGAGGTGTACGCCGACAACCTCGCGCTCAAGGGCGGCTTCGCCGAGTACGCGATCGTCCCGGAGCCGGCGCTGGCCCGCAAGCCCGAGGCGCTGACGTTCGCCGAGGCGTCGACGATCCCGCAGGCGGGCGTGATCGCGTGGCAGGGCACCGCCGGCGCCGGGGCCGGGCACCGGGTTCTGATCAACGGTGCCGGCGGGGGCTCGGGCGCGTTCGCCATCCAGCTCGCCAGGCGGCTCGGCGCGCGGGTGACCGGCGTCGACAACGCGGCCAAGCTCGACTTCATGCGGTCAGTCGGCGCGGACGAGGTGATCGACTACCGGAGCGAGGACTTCACCCGCGGCGGGCCGTACGATCTCGTCCTCGATCTGGTCGCGCACCGGTCCGTGTTCGCCTACCGCCGGGCCCTGGCCCGCGGCGGCCGGTACCGGTGCGTCGGCGGATCCGTCTCGGCGCTGCTGCGGGTGCTGACGGTCGGCACCGTGGCCGGCCGGCTCACGGGCCGGCGCCTCGGCGTGCTCGCCGTCAAGCAGGGTCCGGCGCACTTCGCGCCGGTCGCCGAACTCTGCGCGGCGGGCGAGCTCGCCATCCACATCGGTCGCACAGTCGGCCTCGACGAGGTGCCCGCGGCGCTGGCCGACGTCGGCGAGGGGCGCGCCCTCGGCAAGGTGGTCGTGACCGTTAACTGA
- a CDS encoding RNA polymerase sigma factor — MAAVGQAAAETNADTDAAVIRASLADPDRFAAIYDRYAAMLYRYAYQRVGPEIADDVVAETFLAAFRGRASYDLDRQDARPWLFGIVTRELAAHHRRERARYRAMARSTHETVQDGPADQVAARVVADAARGPLAAALAELAPGDRDVLLLVAWGQLSYDEVADSLNIPQGTVGSRLSRARRRVRSALRGFDPTMITEENHEV; from the coding sequence ATGGCTGCGGTAGGTCAGGCGGCGGCCGAGACCAACGCCGACACCGACGCCGCGGTGATTCGCGCGTCGCTGGCGGATCCGGACCGGTTCGCGGCCATCTATGACCGGTACGCCGCGATGCTGTACCGGTACGCGTATCAACGGGTGGGTCCGGAGATCGCCGACGACGTGGTGGCGGAGACGTTCCTCGCGGCATTCCGCGGGCGGGCGTCCTACGACCTGGACCGCCAGGACGCCCGGCCGTGGCTCTTCGGCATCGTCACCCGGGAGCTGGCCGCCCATCACCGGCGGGAGCGGGCGCGCTACCGGGCGATGGCCCGCTCGACGCACGAGACGGTGCAGGACGGCCCCGCCGATCAGGTGGCGGCCAGGGTGGTCGCCGACGCGGCGCGGGGTCCGCTGGCCGCCGCGCTGGCCGAGCTGGCGCCGGGCGACCGCGACGTGCTGCTGCTGGTCGCGTGGGGCCAGCTCAGCTACGACGAGGTCGCCGACTCGCTGAACATCCCCCAGGGCACCGTGGGTTCCCGGCTCAGCCGGGCCCGGCGCCGGGTCCGCTCGGCGCTGCGCGGTTTCGATCCGACCATGATCACAGAGGAGAATCATGAAGTCTGA
- a CDS encoding CU044_5270 family protein produces the protein MKSDLSILEDFGASLAPPQDRPPAEVRHRVMNGMRVPARRPRLLPSMRGVRLAWRIGTPAVAAAALVVALVAGHLPDDNTRGRPAPPVAARPDAVPQAQPDAGQVLLLAARHTAETPALDARPNQFLFIDAVEVESTVDLNENRDGKIVSGKRTVSGPLRTRTWLSVDGTRDGLVVRGSDRTHLDGCKNGRQAETIDRPETTPKIACTPEPAYRPGRIPTDPDRLFAYVYEIARDQPAWVSIGARTDRKPRGFVRLSDDQRAFSQIAEILYKNHSPAVQEAAFRVAGRIPGVQVRRDMTDAAGRAGVAVTRTEAGTREELVFDPATYTYLGHNLIGAEFDLDGAEVVPSLDKARRIGQVTMMASAPKPGEVIYKSALLRVAIVDKAGQRP, from the coding sequence ATGAAGTCTGACCTGTCCATTCTCGAGGACTTCGGGGCGAGCCTTGCCCCGCCGCAGGACCGGCCGCCGGCCGAGGTGCGCCACCGCGTGATGAACGGCATGCGTGTCCCGGCCCGCCGGCCGCGGCTGCTGCCGTCGATGCGCGGCGTGCGCCTGGCCTGGCGGATCGGCACGCCCGCGGTCGCCGCCGCGGCCCTCGTCGTGGCGCTGGTCGCCGGGCATCTGCCCGACGACAACACGCGTGGCCGGCCGGCGCCGCCCGTCGCGGCGAGGCCGGATGCCGTGCCGCAGGCCCAGCCGGACGCCGGGCAGGTGTTGCTGCTGGCGGCGCGGCACACCGCCGAAACCCCGGCGCTGGACGCCCGGCCGAACCAGTTCCTGTTCATCGACGCCGTCGAGGTCGAGTCGACGGTCGACCTCAACGAGAACCGCGACGGCAAGATCGTTTCCGGCAAGCGCACGGTCTCCGGGCCGCTGCGCACGCGGACCTGGCTGTCGGTGGACGGCACCCGTGACGGGCTGGTCGTGCGGGGATCCGACCGCACCCACCTCGACGGCTGTAAGAACGGGCGGCAGGCGGAGACGATCGACCGGCCGGAGACCACACCCAAGATCGCCTGCACGCCCGAGCCGGCCTACCGGCCTGGCCGCATCCCCACCGACCCGGACCGCCTTTTCGCGTACGTGTACGAGATCGCCCGCGACCAGCCGGCGTGGGTGTCCATCGGCGCGCGGACGGACCGCAAGCCGCGCGGATTCGTGCGGCTCTCCGACGACCAGCGCGCGTTCTCCCAGATCGCCGAGATCCTGTACAAGAACCACTCGCCGGCCGTCCAGGAGGCCGCCTTCCGGGTCGCCGGGCGGATCCCCGGCGTTCAGGTGCGCCGCGACATGACCGACGCCGCGGGCCGCGCCGGCGTCGCGGTGACCCGTACCGAGGCGGGCACCCGCGAGGAGCTGGTCTTCGACCCGGCCACGTACACCTATCTCGGGCACAACCTCATCGGCGCCGAGTTCGACCTCGACGGCGCGGAGGTGGTCCCCTCGCTGGACAAGGCCAGGCGGATCGGCCAGGTCACCATGATGGCTTCGGCGCCGAAGCCGGGCGAGGTCATCTACAAGTCCGCGCTGCTGCGGGTCGCCATCGTCGACAAGGCCGGCCAGCGCCCGTAA
- a CDS encoding GGDEF domain-containing protein, translating into MDGSAMSAAEVSAALLAIEDEVIRDAEAGSRAAADLEQQAMALGDETLVARARLCRANLLLRGGDIAGGAREIYGIHAWAARHGDRLLQARTHLACANLARLSGDEAKSLDHSLSAVELLDETASPYVQIRHQTKLADALARSGAIDAARLRFRQVEVLAGETQQWDRLGIVLNNWAYAEYTAGDFPRAQDVARRLMEHADAHGVELDPTELDTIGSIQIANGEYAQAEQTMQLCIARYEAGFSDDADDMAEFLLTLAGAQRGLGATGRAQASLDASRALCQQRELHQIMVRVHEEQAELHAARGDYAQAFAAQKECFSAQESLRSRQGEAQAQSRYAMFETTEALQEAERFREEARRDPLTGLRNRRYIDENLPSLLVADPAPAVAITDIDHFKRINDELSHDTGDKVLVHVADLLETGLAAVAPQGFVARLGGEEFLLILPATPVALATAKLDGIRQAISEHDWRGLTGGLPLTLSIGVADVNEISPPSLAAVLSAADRNLYAAKREGRNRVVAGTPPEPLVRAYRDRPV; encoded by the coding sequence TTGGACGGCAGTGCGATGAGCGCAGCGGAAGTCTCGGCTGCCCTGCTGGCGATCGAAGACGAGGTCATCCGGGACGCCGAGGCCGGCTCCCGCGCCGCAGCCGATCTCGAACAGCAGGCCATGGCACTCGGCGACGAGACGCTCGTAGCGCGTGCTCGACTCTGCCGAGCCAACCTGCTCCTGCGCGGCGGAGACATCGCCGGGGGTGCCCGGGAGATTTATGGCATCCACGCATGGGCCGCCCGGCACGGCGACCGCCTCCTCCAGGCCCGGACCCATCTCGCCTGCGCGAACCTCGCCCGGCTTTCCGGTGATGAGGCCAAGAGCCTGGATCACTCGCTGAGCGCGGTCGAGCTGCTCGATGAAACCGCCAGCCCGTACGTGCAGATCCGACACCAGACCAAGCTGGCCGACGCGCTCGCTCGCAGCGGCGCGATCGACGCGGCCCGGCTGCGCTTCCGCCAGGTCGAGGTGCTGGCCGGGGAAACACAGCAGTGGGACCGGCTGGGTATCGTGCTCAACAACTGGGCTTACGCCGAGTACACCGCCGGCGACTTCCCGCGGGCTCAGGACGTGGCCCGCCGGCTGATGGAGCACGCCGATGCGCACGGCGTCGAGCTCGACCCGACGGAGCTGGACACGATCGGCTCGATCCAGATCGCGAACGGCGAGTACGCCCAAGCCGAGCAGACGATGCAGTTGTGCATCGCCCGCTACGAGGCCGGGTTCAGCGACGACGCCGACGACATGGCCGAATTTCTGCTCACTCTGGCCGGCGCGCAGCGCGGCCTGGGCGCGACCGGCCGAGCCCAGGCCAGCCTGGACGCGTCGCGCGCTCTCTGCCAACAGCGCGAACTGCACCAGATCATGGTCCGGGTACACGAGGAGCAGGCCGAGTTGCACGCTGCGCGCGGTGACTACGCGCAGGCGTTCGCCGCGCAGAAGGAGTGCTTCTCCGCCCAGGAAAGCCTCCGCTCCCGGCAGGGGGAGGCCCAGGCGCAGAGCCGGTATGCGATGTTTGAAACCACCGAGGCCCTCCAGGAGGCTGAGCGTTTCCGCGAGGAAGCCCGCCGCGATCCCCTGACCGGCCTGCGAAATCGCCGCTACATCGACGAAAACCTGCCGTCCCTGCTCGTCGCGGACCCTGCTCCGGCGGTGGCGATCACCGACATCGACCACTTCAAGCGAATCAACGACGAGCTGTCCCACGACACCGGGGACAAGGTGCTCGTACACGTGGCCGACCTGCTCGAGACCGGCCTGGCCGCCGTCGCCCCGCAGGGGTTCGTCGCCCGCCTCGGCGGGGAGGAATTCCTGCTGATCTTGCCCGCCACCCCCGTTGCACTCGCAACCGCGAAACTCGACGGCATCCGGCAGGCCATCAGCGAACACGACTGGCGCGGCCTCACCGGCGGCCTGCCCCTGACCCTGAGCATCGGCGTGGCCGACGTGAACGAGATCTCGCCGCCCAGCCTGGCCGCCGTCCTGTCCGCCGCCGACCGCAATCTCTACGCCGCCAAGCGCGAAGGACGCAACCGCGTCGTCGCCGGAACACCGCCGGAACCCCTCGTCCGCGCCTACCGCGACCGCCCGGTCTGA
- the uvrA gene encoding excinuclease ABC subunit UvrA — protein MKNTVNDRFVCVRGAAEHNLRNVDVDIPRDAMVAFTGVSGSGKSSLAFGTLYAEAQRRYFESVAPYARRLLQQVGAPHVQEITGLPPAVALQQRRGAPSSRSTVGTITTLSNLLRMLYSRAGTYPPDAPRLEAEAFSPNTAAGACPRCHGLGVVHDVAEDLLVPDPSLSIRDGAIAAWPGAWQGANLRSVVNGLGIDIDRPWRKLRKKERDWLLYTDEQPSVLVAPERDRIDSGYYGKFWSARRHVMHVLADSKSDRMRERAMRFVRSVPCPACHGSGLRPEALAVTFAGRTIADVNAMPLAAVVTLLRPAAGLSGAGAATPTARSGETTEVAVRLCADLVARVEVLLDLGLGYLSLGRRSTTLSPGEAQRLRIATQLRSGLFGVVYVLDEPSAGLHPADAEPLLDVLDRLKAAGNSLFVVEHDMDVVRRADWVVDIGPGAGESGGRVLYSGPVPGLEQVEESATSRYLFGRAEPLDHRPRTPQGWLHLRGVSRHNLHGVSVDVPLRVLTAVTGVSGSGKSTLVTQVLAEVVRGHLGLASDEPDEAELDVDVRDAAGLDSFDRLVRVDQRPIGRTPRSNLATYTGMFDAVRKLYAATDEARARGYAAGRFSFNVAEGRCETCQGEGFVAVELLFLPGTYAPCPACHGARYHAQTLEVTYRGKNIADVLAMSVDDAAKFLADVPAASRSLETLREVGLGYLRLGQPATELSGGEAQRIKLATELQRARRGHALYLLDEPTAGLHPADIALLLRQLHRLVDAGNTVVLVEHDLDTIAGADWVIDLGPGGGDAGGQVVATGPPATIAEAGDSATGRHLARRLERS, from the coding sequence CTTCGGAACGTCGACGTCGACATTCCCCGCGATGCCATGGTCGCCTTCACCGGCGTCTCCGGTTCGGGCAAGTCCTCGCTGGCCTTCGGCACGCTCTACGCCGAGGCGCAGCGCCGGTACTTCGAGTCCGTCGCGCCGTACGCCCGCCGGCTGTTGCAGCAGGTCGGTGCGCCGCACGTGCAGGAGATCACCGGCCTGCCCCCGGCCGTGGCCCTGCAACAGCGTCGCGGGGCACCCAGTTCGCGGTCGACGGTCGGCACCATCACCACGCTGTCCAACCTGCTGCGGATGCTCTACTCGCGCGCCGGAACCTACCCGCCGGACGCACCGCGGCTGGAGGCCGAGGCGTTCTCCCCCAACACCGCGGCCGGCGCCTGCCCACGGTGTCACGGACTGGGCGTCGTGCACGACGTCGCCGAGGACCTGCTCGTCCCGGACCCGTCGCTGAGCATCCGCGACGGCGCCATCGCGGCCTGGCCGGGCGCCTGGCAGGGCGCCAACCTGCGCAGCGTCGTGAACGGCCTGGGTATCGACATCGACAGACCGTGGCGCAAGCTCAGGAAGAAGGAACGGGACTGGCTGCTCTACACCGACGAGCAGCCGTCCGTCCTCGTCGCGCCCGAGCGTGACCGCATCGATAGCGGCTACTACGGGAAGTTCTGGAGCGCCCGCCGGCATGTCATGCACGTGCTCGCCGACTCCAAGAGCGACCGGATGCGCGAGCGGGCGATGCGGTTCGTCCGGAGCGTGCCCTGCCCGGCGTGCCACGGCAGCGGCCTGCGCCCGGAGGCGCTCGCGGTGACCTTCGCCGGCCGTACCATCGCCGACGTCAACGCGATGCCCCTCGCCGCCGTCGTGACGCTCCTGCGGCCCGCCGCCGGGTTGTCCGGGGCCGGGGCTGCCACGCCGACCGCCCGGTCCGGGGAGACGACCGAGGTCGCGGTCCGACTCTGCGCCGACCTGGTCGCGCGCGTCGAGGTGCTGCTCGACCTCGGCCTGGGGTATCTCAGCCTCGGGCGCCGCTCGACGACGCTGTCGCCCGGCGAGGCGCAGCGCCTGCGTATCGCCACCCAGTTGCGTTCGGGGCTGTTCGGGGTCGTCTACGTGCTCGACGAGCCCTCCGCGGGCCTGCACCCGGCCGACGCGGAGCCGCTGCTGGACGTGCTGGACCGGCTGAAGGCGGCGGGCAACTCGCTGTTCGTCGTGGAGCACGACATGGACGTGGTCCGGCGGGCGGACTGGGTGGTCGACATCGGCCCCGGCGCGGGCGAGAGCGGCGGACGCGTGCTTTACAGCGGTCCGGTCCCCGGCCTCGAACAGGTCGAGGAGTCGGCCACCAGCCGGTACCTGTTCGGCCGTGCCGAGCCGCTCGACCATCGCCCGCGTACGCCCCAGGGCTGGCTGCACCTGCGCGGCGTCTCCCGCCACAACCTGCACGGCGTGTCCGTCGACGTGCCGCTGCGGGTGCTGACCGCGGTGACCGGTGTGTCCGGTTCCGGGAAGTCGACGCTGGTCACGCAGGTGCTCGCCGAGGTCGTGCGCGGCCACCTCGGGCTGGCGAGCGACGAGCCCGACGAGGCGGAGCTCGACGTCGACGTGCGGGACGCGGCGGGGCTCGACTCGTTCGACCGGCTGGTCCGGGTCGACCAGCGGCCCATCGGCCGCACCCCCCGGTCCAATCTGGCCACGTACACCGGGATGTTCGACGCGGTCCGCAAGCTGTACGCGGCGACGGACGAGGCGCGGGCGCGCGGGTACGCGGCCGGGAGGTTCTCCTTCAACGTCGCGGAGGGGCGGTGCGAGACCTGCCAGGGCGAGGGCTTCGTCGCGGTCGAACTGCTGTTCCTGCCCGGGACCTACGCGCCGTGCCCGGCCTGCCACGGCGCGCGGTACCACGCGCAGACGCTGGAGGTGACCTACCGCGGCAAGAACATCGCGGATGTGCTGGCGATGTCCGTCGACGACGCCGCCAAGTTCCTCGCCGACGTCCCGGCCGCCTCCCGGAGCCTCGAGACGCTAAGGGAGGTGGGACTGGGCTACCTGCGGCTGGGCCAGCCGGCGACCGAGCTCAGCGGTGGCGAGGCCCAGCGCATCAAGCTCGCCACCGAGTTGCAGCGGGCCCGTCGCGGCCACGCGCTCTACCTGCTCGACGAGCCGACCGCGGGGCTGCACCCCGCGGACATCGCGCTGCTGCTGCGGCAACTGCACCGGCTCGTCGACGCCGGCAACACCGTCGTCCTGGTCGAGCACGACCTGGACACGATCGCCGGCGCCGACTGGGTCATCGACCTCGGCCCGGGCGGTGGGGACGCGGGCGGCCAGGTCGTCGCGACCGGCCCTCCCGCCACGATCGCCGAGGCCGGGGACAGCGCGACCGGGCGCCATCTGGCGCGCCGCCTCGAACGCTCCTGA